The Cyclobacteriaceae bacterium genome includes a region encoding these proteins:
- a CDS encoding ABC transporter permease — protein sequence MREIAQSSMKDNDEFVINPPGKLSLGLSEIWQYRELFYFFTWRDVKVKYKQTVLGIFWAVLQPLFMMLIFTLFFSRGMGIQSTGLPYPLFVFSGLILWNLFSNGITNAGNSMVTNSNIIKKIYFPRLIIPISSILSSLVDLCFAFIVFIGMLFWYSPSIDISSAILFWPLGILFSCIATFGPGCWLAALNIKYRDFRYVIPFLVQALLFLSPVIYPQMMVKQKWIEILLALNPMYAAIEIFRAPFNGGMMNTEMVTISIVSGVIMLLTGILYFKRTEMYFADLS from the coding sequence TTGAGAGAAATTGCCCAGTCTTCAATGAAGGACAATGATGAATTTGTTATAAACCCACCCGGAAAGTTATCGCTTGGCCTGAGTGAAATCTGGCAATACCGTGAGCTCTTTTATTTTTTTACCTGGAGAGATGTTAAAGTAAAATACAAGCAGACGGTATTGGGAATTTTTTGGGCCGTTCTCCAGCCACTCTTCATGATGCTGATCTTTACCCTGTTCTTTAGTCGTGGAATGGGCATTCAAAGTACTGGTCTTCCCTATCCCTTATTTGTTTTCTCAGGATTGATCCTCTGGAATCTATTCTCCAATGGCATCACCAATGCTGGAAATAGCATGGTGACCAATTCAAACATTATCAAGAAAATTTATTTTCCCCGACTGATCATTCCCATCAGCTCCATTCTCTCATCATTAGTTGATCTGTGCTTTGCTTTCATTGTATTTATTGGCATGCTGTTCTGGTATTCGCCCTCCATTGATATATCATCAGCAATATTATTCTGGCCTCTGGGAATACTTTTTTCCTGCATCGCTACATTTGGCCCTGGCTGCTGGCTGGCTGCATTGAATATTAAGTATCGCGACTTTCGATACGTTATCCCATTTCTCGTACAGGCTTTACTTTTTCTTTCTCCTGTGATCTATCCTCAGATGATGGTCAAACAGAAGTGGATAGAAATTCTTCTGGCGCTAAATCCCATGTACGCTGCTATTGAGATTTTCCGTGCACCTTTCAATGGCGGCATGATGAATACTGAGATGGTTACTATCAGTATTGTTTCCGGAGTCATCATGTTGCTGACCGGGATTTTATACTTTAAAAGAACTGAAATGTACTTCGCCGATTTATCATGA
- a CDS encoding NDP-sugar synthase, translating into MRKLKHALIMAAGRGTRMRTMTDHIPKPMIRYGEYTLIENGIRKLIQHVDHIHITVGYKGALLAEHVIGLGVDTVINTEGKGNAWWIYNSLMSQLEGPVVVLTADNVTDLDFDLLEKEYEKFNAPACMVIPVLPVPGLEGDYIHHDKNKVIELNRNKPSDMYCSGIQIVDLKKINKLTRPVQDFYEVWQQLILSSQLYCSNVYPKNWFTVDTPEQLDQLNKSTDLA; encoded by the coding sequence ATGCGTAAATTAAAACATGCTTTGATCATGGCGGCTGGTCGCGGTACAAGAATGCGTACCATGACCGACCATATTCCTAAGCCTATGATCCGGTATGGAGAATATACTCTTATCGAAAATGGTATCAGAAAACTGATCCAGCATGTGGATCACATTCATATTACGGTAGGATATAAAGGCGCTTTACTCGCTGAACATGTAATCGGCCTGGGTGTAGACACGGTCATTAATACGGAAGGCAAAGGAAATGCATGGTGGATCTATAATTCATTGATGAGTCAGCTTGAAGGACCCGTCGTAGTTCTTACGGCAGACAATGTTACAGATCTTGATTTTGATCTTCTTGAAAAGGAATATGAGAAATTCAATGCTCCCGCATGCATGGTTATTCCTGTATTACCGGTGCCAGGTCTCGAGGGTGACTACATTCATCATGATAAGAATAAAGTGATCGAACTTAATCGCAACAAACCTTCTGACATGTATTGTTCCGGCATCCAGATTGTTGATCTTAAGAAAATAAATAAACTTACCAGGCCCGTTCAGGATTTTTATGAAGTGTGGCAGCAGCTTATTCTTTCCTCTCAACTCTATTGCTCTAATGTGTATCCAAAGAATTGGTTCACAGTTGATACCCCTGAGCAATTGGATCAACTGAATAAAAGCACAGATCTGGCTTAA
- a CDS encoding GDP-L-fucose synthase, whose translation MNSQSRIFVAGHRGMVGSAILRKLKKDGFTNFVLKTSKELDLRDHVAVEKFFESEKPEYVFLAAAKVGGIVANNTYRAEFLYDNMMIQNNVIHQSYKNQVRKLLFLGSSCIYPKMAPQPLKEESLLTGLLEPTNEPYAIAKIAGIKMCDAYRSQYGCNFISAMPTNLYGPNDNYNLQTSHVIPALLKKFHDAAKQKETTVSVWGTGTPMREFLHVDDLAEASLFLMNNFNEPGFLNIGTGSDLTIDSLAKLIAKVAGYSGTIEYDTTKPDGTPRKLMDVSKIHQLGWKHKIELEEGLRMVYKDLDLSLK comes from the coding sequence ATGAACAGTCAATCGAGGATATTTGTAGCAGGTCATAGAGGAATGGTTGGCTCTGCCATCCTGCGAAAGTTAAAAAAAGACGGATTTACCAATTTTGTTCTAAAGACATCGAAGGAACTTGATCTTCGTGATCATGTGGCTGTAGAAAAATTCTTTGAGTCGGAGAAGCCTGAATATGTTTTTCTCGCTGCTGCAAAAGTTGGAGGTATAGTAGCCAATAATACTTACAGGGCTGAATTCCTTTATGATAACATGATGATCCAAAATAATGTGATCCATCAATCGTACAAAAATCAGGTCAGGAAACTTCTTTTTCTTGGAAGTTCCTGTATTTATCCCAAGATGGCTCCTCAGCCATTGAAAGAAGAATCATTGCTGACCGGTCTTCTGGAGCCTACCAATGAACCTTATGCTATCGCGAAAATCGCAGGGATAAAAATGTGTGATGCTTACCGTTCTCAGTATGGCTGTAATTTTATTTCAGCGATGCCCACAAATCTCTACGGGCCAAATGATAACTACAATCTTCAGACATCGCATGTGATACCAGCATTGCTGAAGAAGTTTCATGATGCTGCAAAGCAAAAGGAAACCACCGTCAGCGTATGGGGAACAGGAACTCCGATGCGCGAGTTTCTTCATGTCGATGATCTTGCTGAGGCATCTCTTTTTCTGATGAACAATTTTAATGAACCTGGTTTTCTTAACATTGGCACAGGCTCTGATCTCACTATCGATTCTCTTGCAAAATTAATAGCGAAAGTGGCTGGATATTCTGGCACTATCGAATATGACACCACGAAACCAGATGGTACACCACGCAAGTTGATGGATGTTTCAAAAATCCATCAACTCGGATGGAAACATAAAATTGAACTCGAAGAAGGTCTTCGCATGGTTTATAAGGACCTCGATCTTTCTTTAAAGTAA
- a CDS encoding glycosyltransferase family 2 protein encodes MSHHKEVFFSIIIPTYNRADFILNTLQTVFDQSFQDFEIIVVDNASQDNTAKLLEPYIRDGKLKLIVHDKNYERAKSRNTGQQNANGKYVTFLDSDDFMYPDNLKDAYQYAMSHPDVRLFHNLYELVDSKREVIYKYQFNSLDNPIRAIAKGNFLSCIGVFMDREIYRNISWDETPVLVGSEDYEYWLRVLASVKNVGRINKVNNGILHHAQRTMNQLDLRAAESRVEFLIRKVETDPSMNSVYKPFLGELKSGLFIFLAGLAGKTDKKLSFQYLRMAFASNWMVLKSRSFYSNFFQLLAGFNRTSKQ; translated from the coding sequence ATGAGTCATCATAAAGAAGTTTTCTTTTCTATTATCATCCCAACTTATAACAGGGCTGATTTTATTTTAAACACACTTCAAACAGTTTTTGATCAGTCTTTTCAGGATTTTGAAATCATTGTTGTCGACAACGCATCACAGGATAACACAGCCAAACTTCTTGAACCATACATCCGCGACGGAAAACTTAAACTCATTGTTCATGATAAAAACTATGAGCGCGCCAAATCAAGAAATACCGGTCAGCAAAATGCAAATGGCAAATATGTCACCTTCCTCGACTCCGATGATTTCATGTACCCGGATAATTTGAAGGATGCATATCAGTATGCCATGAGTCATCCCGACGTCAGGCTTTTTCATAATTTATATGAGCTCGTTGATTCAAAGAGGGAAGTCATTTATAAGTATCAGTTCAATTCATTGGATAATCCAATACGTGCAATAGCAAAAGGAAACTTCCTTTCCTGCATAGGAGTATTTATGGATCGTGAGATTTATCGGAACATATCATGGGATGAAACTCCTGTTCTGGTCGGTTCTGAGGATTATGAGTATTGGCTGCGGGTTCTGGCAAGCGTTAAAAACGTGGGCCGTATCAATAAAGTAAACAATGGAATTCTTCATCATGCCCAGCGTACAATGAATCAACTTGATCTCCGGGCTGCTGAAAGCAGAGTTGAGTTTCTGATCAGAAAAGTTGAAACAGATCCATCAATGAATTCGGTATATAAACCATTCTTAGGAGAACTGAAATCAGGGTTGTTCATCTTTCTCGCTGGACTTGCCGGGAAGACTGACAAGAAGCTTTCTTTCCAATATTTAAGAATGGCTTTTGCCTCAAATTGGATGGTGCTAAAATCCAGAAGTTTCTACTCGAATTTTTTTCAGTTACTTGCAGGGTTTAATAGAACTTCAAAGCAATGA
- a CDS encoding glycosyltransferase family 4 protein — protein MTKKCIAFICPYPVGQSPSQRFRFEQYFELLSSNNFEYHVYPFLGVSSWKILYKKGNSVRKIFGILSGFTKRFGLLFNIGKFDFIFIHREATPIGPPFFEWMIANFFRKKIIYDFDDAIWLANTSDENKIISGLKWHHKFNVICNASYRLSCGNQFLADYALQFNNALIVNPTTIDTIHHHNPDKHPIAQNKNKIIIGWTGSHSTLPYLTPLLPVIETLWKKYPEIELLIIADKNPEWQQPFINFVQWSKDTEIDDLMKIDIGIMPMPNETWTKGKCGFKALQYMSLKKPALVSPVGVNSEIVDQVVNGFLCSTEEDWIQHLEYLLHHPEARKTMGEKGREKVEKYYSVSSNSSTFLSLFE, from the coding sequence GTGACTAAAAAATGCATTGCATTCATCTGCCCCTATCCCGTTGGACAATCTCCATCGCAACGATTCAGGTTTGAGCAGTACTTTGAACTCTTAAGCAGCAATAACTTTGAATATCATGTTTATCCCTTCCTGGGAGTTTCCTCTTGGAAAATTCTTTACAAAAAAGGTAATTCTGTTAGGAAGATCTTTGGGATCTTAAGTGGCTTTACAAAAAGGTTTGGCCTGCTGTTTAATATTGGAAAATTCGATTTCATCTTCATTCACCGTGAAGCAACTCCGATCGGGCCGCCTTTTTTTGAATGGATGATTGCAAATTTCTTTCGGAAGAAGATCATTTACGACTTTGATGATGCAATCTGGCTGGCCAATACTTCTGATGAAAATAAGATTATTTCTGGGTTAAAATGGCATCACAAGTTCAATGTCATCTGCAATGCCAGCTACCGTCTAAGCTGTGGAAATCAATTTCTGGCCGACTACGCTCTGCAATTCAACAATGCTTTAATCGTAAATCCTACAACAATTGATACAATTCATCATCATAATCCGGACAAACATCCAATAGCACAAAATAAAAATAAAATCATCATTGGCTGGACAGGCTCCCATTCAACATTGCCATACTTAACTCCACTCCTTCCAGTTATTGAAACTCTATGGAAAAAATATCCTGAAATTGAATTGCTCATCATAGCTGATAAAAATCCTGAATGGCAACAACCCTTTATAAATTTTGTTCAATGGTCAAAAGACACGGAAATAGATGACCTGATGAAAATTGATATTGGGATTATGCCTATGCCAAATGAAACATGGACTAAGGGAAAGTGCGGCTTCAAGGCCTTACAATATATGAGTCTTAAGAAACCGGCACTCGTTTCACCCGTTGGAGTCAACTCTGAAATCGTTGATCAAGTCGTGAACGGATTTCTTTGTTCAACGGAAGAAGACTGGATTCAGCATCTTGAGTATTTACTTCATCATCCTGAAGCGCGTAAAACAATGGGAGAAAAAGGAAGAGAAAAAGTAGAGAAATATTATTCCGTTTCTTCCAACTCTTCAACATTCCTGTCGCTGTTTGAATAG
- a CDS encoding polysaccharide deacetylase family protein gives MVSNFLFHRVSPVRDPLWDPMDVSRFEKAIQYISKNYEVRRLEDLIQSDEIHSKRRFATIVFDDGYKDNIEYGAEILSKYNCKASFYVVTDCIDKNIPTWTFMLDYAFGHTRISKIHLGFNFLPQELRVEDLFSADDRINYVKKFKGVIKKLSHVQRNQLLEVVFQTYNDVEFPKNMMSWNDLKQLSQAGHYIGSHTAAHGMLGTMDHVNEIRSELLTSAEAIEKNLGYFPTTISYPVGSYNQKVIDISKEVGYKTGLAVKQTIFNPEKDSQFEIPRIELYNEPWWKMKLRITNLLGNIKTVTGYK, from the coding sequence ATGGTAAGTAATTTCTTGTTTCATCGTGTAAGCCCTGTTCGTGACCCCCTTTGGGATCCTATGGATGTATCGCGTTTCGAAAAAGCTATTCAATACATTTCAAAGAATTATGAAGTTCGCAGACTTGAAGATTTAATTCAATCAGATGAAATTCATAGCAAAAGAAGGTTTGCGACAATTGTTTTTGATGATGGCTATAAAGACAACATTGAGTATGGTGCGGAAATATTATCAAAGTATAATTGCAAGGCTTCTTTTTATGTAGTAACTGATTGTATCGATAAGAATATTCCGACGTGGACTTTTATGCTTGACTATGCTTTTGGGCATACACGGATTTCTAAAATTCATTTAGGATTTAATTTTCTTCCACAGGAATTGAGGGTAGAAGATTTGTTCTCTGCAGATGACAGAATTAATTACGTTAAAAAGTTCAAAGGTGTTATCAAGAAACTGTCACATGTGCAACGTAATCAGTTGCTGGAAGTAGTCTTTCAAACTTATAATGATGTCGAGTTTCCAAAGAACATGATGTCATGGAATGACTTGAAGCAGCTTAGTCAGGCGGGCCATTATATAGGTTCGCACACCGCTGCTCATGGAATGTTAGGCACCATGGATCATGTGAACGAAATACGTTCCGAACTTCTAACCTCAGCGGAAGCTATTGAAAAGAATTTGGGCTATTTTCCTACTACTATTTCTTATCCTGTGGGAAGCTATAATCAGAAAGTGATTGATATCAGTAAGGAGGTTGGCTATAAAACAGGGCTCGCGGTAAAGCAGACCATCTTCAATCCCGAAAAGGATTCACAATTCGAAATTCCCCGAATTGAACTCTACAATGAGCCATGGTGGAAAATGAAATTAAGGATCACTAATTTGCTGGGGAATATCAAAACCGTCACAGGCTACAAATGA
- a CDS encoding ABC transporter ATP-binding protein yields MKPVLELHSVSKKFTIHHQESYLSLRDRMSNVLRSSPREEDFWALKDVTFDVNPGDSLGIIGKNGAGKSTLLKILSKITPPTEGKIKGRGRMASLLEVGTGFHPELTGRENVFFNGSLMGMKKKEIVSRFDEIIDFSGTEKFLDTPLKHYSSGMQLRLAFSVAAFLEPEILIIDEVLAVGDAEFQKKCLGKMDDVRKSGRTILFVSHNMAAVSRLCNRSLLLDQGEITAMGTPDQVMHTYLKNREEKKTDRSVIKLAEGISLHDFVFQKSELSSGDSLHYSFRISSSAPNTISGLALLLYNELNERIGIVDLRSEELLSKSREKNDLIFSGTLNGLQLVDGIYHMGIYISSNAVQGDFYDLNSFHISLPEGDIVPYDKQHRGYISFLHEGRIQS; encoded by the coding sequence ATGAAGCCAGTTCTTGAATTGCATAGCGTTTCAAAGAAATTTACGATCCATCACCAGGAATCGTATCTGAGTCTTCGTGACCGAATGTCAAACGTTCTTAGATCTTCTCCCAGGGAAGAAGATTTCTGGGCTTTGAAAGATGTCACCTTCGATGTCAATCCAGGAGATTCACTTGGAATCATTGGAAAGAATGGTGCAGGAAAATCCACTCTGCTTAAAATCCTTTCGAAGATCACTCCACCCACCGAAGGAAAAATAAAAGGAAGAGGAAGGATGGCCAGCTTGCTTGAAGTTGGAACGGGTTTTCATCCTGAATTAACCGGACGTGAGAATGTCTTTTTCAACGGCTCACTGATGGGCATGAAGAAAAAAGAAATTGTTTCAAGATTTGATGAGATCATTGACTTCAGTGGAACAGAGAAATTTCTTGATACTCCCTTAAAGCATTATTCCAGTGGAATGCAGTTGCGCCTGGCATTCTCAGTCGCCGCATTTCTTGAGCCTGAGATATTGATTATTGATGAAGTATTAGCTGTGGGTGATGCTGAATTTCAAAAGAAGTGTCTCGGAAAGATGGACGACGTTAGAAAGAGCGGAAGAACCATTCTTTTTGTAAGTCATAATATGGCTGCTGTTTCACGATTATGTAACCGATCGTTATTGCTTGATCAGGGGGAGATCACAGCAATGGGCACACCGGATCAGGTCATGCATACGTATCTTAAAAATCGTGAAGAGAAAAAGACAGATCGATCCGTTATAAAGCTTGCAGAGGGAATATCATTGCATGATTTCGTTTTTCAGAAGAGTGAATTGAGTTCTGGAGACTCTCTTCATTATTCGTTTCGTATTTCGTCTAGCGCTCCTAACACGATTTCGGGTCTTGCCCTTTTGCTCTACAATGAATTGAATGAACGTATTGGCATCGTTGATCTTCGAAGTGAAGAGTTGTTGTCAAAATCACGGGAGAAGAATGATCTGATATTTTCAGGAACATTAAATGGCCTTCAACTGGTGGATGGAATTTATCACATGGGAATTTATATTTCATCGAATGCCGTTCAGGGTGACTTTTATGATCTCAACTCTTTCCATATTTCTCTTCCTGAAGGAGACATTGTTCCATACGACAAGCAGCACAGAGGATATATTTCATTTCTGCATGAGGGGAGAATACAATCATAG
- a CDS encoding FkbM family methyltransferase produces MTDHKSQPLKTRILHKLRSIFKFYLFEKWLVAKTQGVSMDRLIYKIVPHSYTYPHSSFRKFNRFGVKLKADISDFLGHGLYFGYDNEESRSYDRLLNLVKPGFLCIDVGANIGYVSMRMGSAQRDVTVIGFEPDPLNYFRAKENLALNHFDNISIHHLGLGEQKGEAVMEIRTAGNLGGNRIGKSGTSGEKVPITTLDLFFDQRERTAIDLIKIDVEGYELKVLKGAKKILSADHPILFVEINDDNLRYQGDTAHELIKYLMELGYKDFIHTGNGAVISDKTDFKNLHFDLLAQA; encoded by the coding sequence TTGACGGATCATAAATCTCAACCTCTCAAAACAAGAATACTTCATAAGCTAAGAAGCATTTTCAAATTCTATTTATTTGAAAAGTGGTTGGTGGCGAAAACACAAGGTGTTTCGATGGACAGGTTGATTTATAAGATCGTTCCTCATAGCTATACCTATCCTCACTCTTCCTTTCGTAAGTTCAACAGGTTTGGTGTAAAGTTAAAAGCAGACATCAGTGATTTTTTAGGCCACGGCCTTTACTTTGGTTATGATAATGAAGAGTCCAGATCATATGACCGGCTATTAAATCTTGTAAAGCCTGGTTTTTTATGCATTGATGTCGGAGCCAATATTGGATATGTAAGCATGCGCATGGGATCAGCGCAGCGCGATGTTACAGTGATTGGATTTGAACCAGATCCATTAAACTATTTCAGAGCGAAGGAAAATCTAGCGCTTAATCACTTTGATAATATTTCTATTCATCATCTTGGGCTTGGTGAGCAAAAAGGTGAAGCGGTTATGGAGATAAGAACCGCCGGGAACCTTGGTGGGAACAGAATAGGCAAATCAGGAACAAGCGGTGAAAAGGTACCGATTACTACTCTGGATCTTTTTTTCGATCAAAGGGAGAGGACGGCAATAGATCTGATTAAAATTGATGTTGAGGGCTATGAGTTAAAGGTCTTAAAAGGGGCAAAAAAAATTCTTTCCGCAGATCATCCGATATTGTTTGTTGAGATCAACGATGATAATCTCCGCTATCAGGGAGACACTGCTCATGAGCTTATAAAATATCTAATGGAGTTGGGTTATAAGGATTTCATTCACACAGGAAATGGAGCAGTTATTTCTGACAAAACGGATTTTAAAAATTTGCATTTCGATCTATTGGCCCAAGCATGA
- a CDS encoding polysaccharide biosynthesis protein — MKKILLVTGGTGFLGRELALSLKNNYNVILGARNNKQNFKAKGYTGCEVVPLDVTNAGSVKDVMVEFKPSIVVHAAATKFVDLSEKFPMECIDVNVTGSQNVARIAIDCGVETVVGVSTDKASPPVRNTYGLTKALMERLFCSMNSKTSTQFTCVRYGNVAWSTGSVLPLWKRMHDDTKVIGTTGPEMRRFFFTVHEAVELVKTAIENISIVKGKVLSREMKSAQIMDVLEVWIKKYGGRYEKIDGRPGERLDEFLIGDQEIPFTQELNFSGVRHFLLSFNEKVASPVTVALSSENANRLTEKEIEQLISNPPSQEFL, encoded by the coding sequence ATGAAGAAAATACTTTTGGTCACAGGAGGCACAGGATTTTTAGGCCGTGAGCTTGCTCTTTCATTAAAGAACAATTACAACGTAATACTGGGTGCCAGGAATAACAAACAGAATTTCAAAGCTAAAGGATACACCGGATGTGAAGTGGTACCGCTGGATGTAACGAATGCGGGTTCGGTGAAAGATGTAATGGTTGAATTCAAGCCGTCAATCGTTGTGCATGCCGCAGCAACCAAATTTGTCGACCTCTCAGAGAAATTCCCAATGGAGTGTATCGATGTGAATGTAACAGGCTCTCAAAATGTTGCCCGTATTGCAATTGACTGCGGCGTGGAAACCGTAGTGGGAGTGTCAACAGATAAAGCTTCTCCACCCGTCCGTAATACGTATGGACTTACAAAAGCGTTGATGGAACGATTGTTCTGTTCAATGAATAGTAAGACCAGCACACAGTTTACATGTGTTCGATATGGCAACGTTGCATGGTCAACGGGTTCAGTTCTGCCGTTGTGGAAAAGGATGCACGATGATACCAAAGTAATTGGAACGACCGGACCTGAAATGCGAAGATTTTTCTTTACCGTTCATGAAGCTGTTGAACTTGTAAAAACAGCCATTGAAAATATTTCAATTGTCAAAGGAAAAGTCCTTTCACGTGAAATGAAGTCAGCGCAGATCATGGATGTCCTCGAGGTATGGATAAAGAAATATGGAGGCCGTTATGAAAAAATTGATGGCCGCCCGGGAGAAAGACTTGATGAATTTCTGATTGGGGATCAGGAGATTCCATTTACTCAAGAGTTAAATTTTTCTGGAGTCAGGCATTTTCTGCTTTCGTTCAATGAGAAAGTAGCTTCACCGGTAACTGTGGCATTGTCTTCTGAAAATGCAAACCGCCTTACGGAAAAAGAGATTGAGCAATTGATTTCAAATCCCCCCTCGCAGGAGTTTTTATAA
- a CDS encoding glycosyltransferase codes for MNISVIIPTFNGAHKIEAALTALSQQTFPDFEVVIIIDGSTDNTQDVIKRFDGILPRMSVHFIENRGRAHAKNEGVNASKGEILIFIDDDIRLFKDAVELHRNFHLENQNEIMFGHLEMDPEKARLNDFWNYRRTIESGWRELQSTTISYANYGITSANLSLTKKTFWKVGEFDSTLRDSEDFDFGIRALQQGIPIRYIPKINGYHDDFSTLLPYVRRQKEYMMSKYVLLKKHPEYKKILPNHFKWSASLSGDGIKKFFFGNENRWEPLFESKVFLSLPQSLRYKLYSAYIYVHSVMMTRPAA; via the coding sequence ATGAATATCAGTGTCATCATTCCAACCTTTAACGGAGCTCACAAAATTGAAGCGGCACTGACTGCGCTTTCACAGCAAACATTTCCTGATTTTGAAGTTGTCATTATCATAGATGGATCCACTGACAACACACAAGATGTAATTAAGAGATTTGATGGTATTCTTCCGCGCATGAGTGTTCATTTTATTGAAAACAGGGGAAGGGCGCATGCAAAGAATGAAGGCGTAAATGCTTCCAAAGGCGAAATTCTGATTTTTATTGATGATGACATCAGGCTTTTTAAAGATGCCGTAGAGCTTCACAGGAACTTTCATTTGGAAAATCAAAACGAGATCATGTTTGGTCACCTGGAGATGGATCCTGAAAAGGCCAGACTTAATGACTTTTGGAATTACAGAAGAACTATTGAATCAGGATGGAGGGAGTTGCAGAGTACCACCATCTCATATGCCAATTATGGAATTACTTCGGCCAATCTTTCTCTAACAAAAAAGACGTTCTGGAAGGTGGGTGAATTTGATTCCACACTTAGAGATTCGGAAGATTTTGATTTTGGGATTCGCGCTCTTCAGCAAGGGATTCCCATTCGTTATATTCCTAAGATCAATGGATATCATGATGATTTTTCAACGTTACTGCCTTACGTTCGTCGTCAGAAGGAGTACATGATGTCTAAGTATGTTCTATTGAAAAAACATCCTGAATACAAGAAAATACTTCCGAACCATTTTAAATGGAGTGCCTCACTCTCCGGTGATGGCATTAAGAAATTCTTCTTCGGGAATGAAAACCGGTGGGAACCATTGTTCGAATCCAAAGTTTTCCTAAGTCTTCCTCAATCCTTGCGTTATAAACTTTACAGTGCTTATATCTACGTACATTCTGTCATGATGACGCGACCTGCTGCTTAA
- a CDS encoding glycosyltransferase family 4 protein: MNQLKIVFIISHVHKSLQLEWMIDGLVRKNIQLSFILLGQSKTELSQFLHDKNLKVFHIPLAGKVSMILAFFKVFSILRREKPQVVHTHLYHANLIGLFAARLLGIKRRIYTRHHATLHHQYYPKAVYIDRFINKLATHIIIPSNSLYETLVNLEGVHSDKIRSIPHGFDLAYFSTRDTTIEKFKSKYKLKGSHPVVGVIARHTEWKGIQFIIPAFREILKEYPNAHLVLANAGGDFEKEIAAMMLAIPDANQTIIPFENDVAPLYHCFDIFIHAPIDSKCEAFGQTYVEALAAGIPSIFTLSGIANEFIVNGVNALVVDYKQSEMIAFNIRRLLNDPPLSKRLIEQGRVYVEKRFSIDQMTTRLEKLYLTGE, translated from the coding sequence ATGAATCAATTGAAAATTGTATTCATTATCTCTCACGTCCACAAGTCGCTTCAGCTTGAATGGATGATTGATGGATTAGTGAGAAAAAACATACAACTTTCATTTATCTTATTAGGACAATCGAAGACGGAGTTAAGTCAATTTCTTCATGATAAGAATCTGAAGGTATTTCATATTCCGTTGGCGGGAAAGGTTTCCATGATCCTTGCTTTCTTCAAGGTATTTTCAATTTTAAGAAGGGAAAAACCTCAGGTTGTACACACACATCTTTATCATGCTAATCTGATCGGACTTTTTGCAGCACGACTCCTCGGAATAAAAAGAAGAATTTACACCAGGCATCACGCCACCCTTCATCATCAGTATTATCCTAAGGCAGTTTATATAGATCGGTTTATTAATAAGCTTGCAACACATATTATTATACCTTCTAATTCTCTCTATGAAACGTTAGTAAACCTTGAGGGTGTTCATTCGGATAAGATAAGATCCATTCCTCATGGATTTGATCTTGCCTATTTCTCAACCAGAGACACAACAATTGAGAAATTCAAATCAAAATATAAACTCAAGGGTAGTCATCCGGTAGTGGGTGTCATCGCGCGCCATACCGAGTGGAAGGGAATACAATTTATCATACCTGCCTTTCGGGAAATTTTAAAAGAATATCCAAATGCACACCTTGTGCTCGCCAACGCTGGTGGTGATTTTGAAAAAGAAATTGCTGCCATGATGCTTGCCATCCCTGATGCAAATCAAACCATCATTCCATTTGAAAATGATGTAGCGCCACTTTATCACTGCTTTGATATCTTTATTCATGCACCTATTGATTCAAAGTGTGAAGCATTTGGACAAACCTATGTGGAAGCTCTTGCTGCAGGTATCCCCTCAATTTTCACATTATCAGGAATTGCCAATGAATTTATTGTTAATGGTGTGAATGCGCTGGTGGTAGATTATAAGCAGAGTGAAATGATTGCTTTTAATATTCGTAGATTGTTAAACGATCCCCCTCTTTCAAAGCGATTAATTGAACAAGGCAGAGTTTATGTTGAAAAGAGATTTTCAATTGATCAAATGACTACCCGGCTTGAAAAACTTTATTTAACTGGTGAATAG